A genomic region of Micromonospora sp. NBC_01796 contains the following coding sequences:
- the rsmA gene encoding 16S rRNA (adenine(1518)-N(6)/adenine(1519)-N(6))-dimethyltransferase RsmA produces the protein MTGLLGPAEIRELAARLGVAPTKKLGQNFVHDPNTVRRIVAAAELTPDDVALEVGPGLGSLTLGLLTAAAHVHVVEIDPTLAAALPATVADRAGAAADRLTVHRADALRITAAELAEPAPTALVANLPYNVAVPVVLHLLAELPTLRQGLVMVQKEVADRLVAGPGSKTYGIPSVKLAWYATARGAGKVPPNVFWPVPNVDSGLVAFTRREPPRTDVPRKKVFAVVDAAFAQRRKTLRAALAGWAGGADRAAAALIAAGVDPGARGEALTVEQFAAIAASAPTDPERAE, from the coding sequence ATGACCGGACTCCTCGGCCCGGCGGAGATCCGGGAACTGGCCGCCCGACTCGGCGTCGCGCCGACCAAGAAACTGGGCCAGAACTTCGTCCACGACCCCAACACCGTCCGCCGGATCGTGGCCGCAGCCGAACTCACCCCGGACGACGTGGCCCTGGAGGTCGGCCCGGGACTGGGCTCGCTCACCCTCGGACTGCTCACGGCGGCCGCGCACGTACACGTGGTGGAGATCGACCCGACGCTGGCCGCGGCGCTGCCGGCGACCGTCGCCGACCGGGCCGGTGCCGCCGCCGACCGGTTGACCGTGCACCGCGCCGACGCGCTGCGGATCACCGCCGCCGAACTGGCCGAGCCGGCACCGACCGCGCTGGTCGCGAACCTGCCGTACAACGTGGCCGTGCCGGTGGTCCTGCACCTGCTCGCCGAACTGCCCACCCTGCGCCAGGGACTGGTGATGGTGCAGAAGGAGGTCGCCGACCGGCTGGTCGCCGGTCCCGGCTCGAAGACGTACGGCATCCCGTCGGTCAAACTCGCCTGGTACGCGACCGCGCGGGGCGCCGGCAAGGTCCCGCCGAACGTCTTCTGGCCGGTGCCGAACGTCGACTCCGGCCTGGTCGCCTTCACCCGCCGGGAGCCGCCCCGCACCGACGTACCCCGGAAGAAGGTTTTCGCGGTGGTGGACGCGGCCTTCGCGCAGCGCCGCAAGACCCTGCGCGCCGCGCTCGCCGGCTGGGCCGGTGGCGCGGACCGGGCCGCGGCGGCGCTGATCGCGGCCGGCGTCGACCCCGGCGCCCGGGGCGAGGCGCTGACCGTCGAGCAGTTCGCCGCCATCGCCGCGTCGGCCCCGACCGACCCCGAACGTGCCGAGTAG
- a CDS encoding 4-(cytidine 5'-diphospho)-2-C-methyl-D-erythritol kinase, translated as MTEAWRPDDDERSRRAATGPVRVRVPAKINLHLGVGPLRPDGYHELNTVYHAIALYDELTARRGDTLTLTMEGEGTGELALDDDNLVIRAARALAAHTGVPAHARLHLRKQIPLAAGLAGGSADAAAALVACDTLWGTNLSRDQLAAIAADLGSDVPFLIFGGTALGTGRGETVSPVLARPTTWHWVVAIADGGLSTPTAYRELDRLRADGAAPPPLPNADALLAALRQRSPAVLAATLGNDLQAAAQSLRPALAATLKAGETAGALAGMVSGSGPTCVFLAADAAGASRIAAELEAAGVCRAARTATGPVPGARVI; from the coding sequence GTGACCGAGGCATGGCGGCCCGACGACGATGAACGGTCCCGACGCGCGGCGACCGGCCCGGTCCGGGTACGCGTCCCGGCGAAGATCAACCTGCACCTCGGGGTGGGTCCGCTGCGCCCCGACGGCTACCACGAACTCAACACCGTCTACCACGCCATCGCGCTCTACGACGAGCTGACCGCCCGGCGCGGCGACACCCTCACCCTCACCATGGAGGGAGAGGGGACCGGCGAGCTGGCGCTCGACGACGACAACCTCGTCATCCGGGCCGCCCGCGCGCTCGCCGCACACACCGGCGTGCCCGCACACGCCCGGCTGCACCTGCGCAAGCAGATCCCGCTCGCCGCCGGACTGGCCGGTGGCAGCGCCGACGCCGCCGCCGCCCTGGTCGCCTGCGACACGCTCTGGGGCACCAACCTCTCCCGCGACCAACTCGCCGCGATCGCCGCCGACCTCGGCTCCGACGTACCGTTCCTGATCTTCGGCGGCACCGCGCTGGGCACCGGCCGGGGCGAGACGGTCAGCCCCGTACTGGCCCGGCCGACGACCTGGCACTGGGTGGTCGCGATCGCCGACGGCGGCCTCTCCACCCCGACCGCGTACCGGGAACTGGACCGGTTGCGCGCCGACGGTGCCGCACCCCCACCGCTGCCGAACGCCGACGCGCTGCTCGCCGCCCTGCGCCAGCGCAGCCCCGCGGTACTCGCCGCGACCCTCGGCAACGACCTGCAGGCCGCCGCCCAGTCGCTGCGCCCCGCCCTGGCGGCGACCCTCAAGGCCGGCGAGACCGCCGGTGCGCTCGCCGGCATGGTCTCCGGCTCCGGCCCCACCTGCGTCTTCCTCGCGGCCGACGCCGCCGGTGCCAGCCGGATCGCCGCCGAACTCGAGGCCGCCGGGGTCTGCCGCGCCGCCCGTACGGCCACCGGCCCGGTTCCCGGTGCCCGCGTGATCTGA